The following proteins come from a genomic window of Streptomyces sp. NBC_00539:
- a CDS encoding TnsA-like heteromeric transposase endonuclease subunit, producing MLQRPWRAAIGELRLMECAMVRGFPLRRGRRLAPGWWWSATTGRLVGYGSAAMRDAVMMLDQNPQVAGMVSRPLEFVWEERGRIVTHAPDLAVSMADGGIRLVDCPGSGGPSARLVGRARVVGACARDAGWEHLFADTADPVVLANARWLSVYRHPRCSVTIPASRLRAAFAKPTTLGEGALRLGDPIATLPAVYHGLWNDLLSMAWDRPLSEETPVTAVPTGRRKELEQ from the coding sequence ATGCTCCAGAGGCCGTGGCGGGCAGCCATCGGGGAGCTGCGCCTCATGGAGTGCGCGATGGTGCGTGGTTTCCCGCTGCGGCGGGGGCGGCGGTTGGCTCCGGGGTGGTGGTGGTCAGCGACCACCGGCCGTCTGGTGGGGTACGGGAGCGCGGCTATGCGGGACGCGGTCATGATGCTGGATCAGAATCCGCAGGTGGCGGGCATGGTGAGCCGTCCCCTGGAGTTCGTGTGGGAGGAGCGGGGGCGGATCGTCACCCACGCCCCTGACCTGGCCGTGAGCATGGCTGACGGGGGCATTCGTCTTGTGGACTGCCCCGGGAGCGGCGGACCGTCCGCACGGCTCGTTGGCCGGGCGCGGGTGGTCGGGGCGTGTGCTCGGGACGCGGGCTGGGAGCACCTGTTCGCGGACACCGCGGATCCGGTCGTTCTGGCCAATGCGCGCTGGCTGTCGGTCTACCGGCATCCGCGGTGTTCGGTGACTATCCCCGCCTCCCGGCTGCGCGCAGCGTTCGCCAAGCCCACCACGTTGGGCGAGGGTGCACTCCGGCTCGGAGACCCGATCGCCACACTGCCGGCCGTCTACCACGGGCTCTGGAACGACCTGCTGAGCATGGCCTGGGACCGCCCCCTGAGCGAGGAGACCCCCGTGACCGCCGTGCCAACCGGTCGGCGGAAGGAGCTGGAGCAGTGA